In Plasmodium vinckei vinckei genome assembly, chromosome: PVVCY_06, the genomic window tgatttttttttatcacacCATAgttgattttttaaatagtataacataaattataatattttttttttaaaattatttaaaaaattattttttttccaactaaacaatatttagttttttcaaaatagcTAGATTAGCATTTAAagttttatgaaaaaataccTACACAACAGATAGTCGTGAAAAGGTTTGAACATACgagtatgtatatatttatttatgtatgtAAACATGATTTAAGCCCAAAATGAGGTATAGGCTTTTTCCAcctttaacatttttaagttatttgaaaaaactGCACGTATACTATTCTCCAGCTCGAACTGAGAAAGCGGATGTTGCCAGGTAATTCATATATTCctctaaaattataaaaattatagcaAACAATTCTAATAATAggcaaaatataatgatttaTAATGTTTACTTCCTTATAGTTCTATATCCATTTATATTGCTTGCTCATAAAGtataatgaattatattttagtaATACCCATACATATCtcatcataaaaaatgtacatataaaatttatattttttaggaGACTAATTATATTTGCTTCAtctcaaaaaattaaagagaGATATCCTTTGCTAACTGTTACATGGGAGTTGCTAGcgtatgtattatatttgtacATGCTCATTTTCGATTTGCACacacatgtatatatatatgtgcaaTACCCTTAaactattttaatatattttttttacacctTTTTCATTATGCTATACAATAAAGTTATGAAAACCCTCCTATGATTGAAGTTGAATATTTGAATGGGGAGAAAGAAAAgtttgtttaaaaaaaatatataattttataaacataaataaatttacatGATTACATTATTGCATTATTCCAGTATATttagtattattttgtcttttaacttttttcatataatttatttattcctatttttcttaatcccatagaataaatatagaatattTCAGTGATCGccaaaaaaaggaaatcgTTGacaaatggaaatatacaggtaaaaaaaaatgtctcTTACATGGttttacacattttttttcaatatttttttcaacatttttttcaatttatcATTTCCCAAAGCATCATTGGAACCGTTCCCTGAAGTTCTAGCACCAACCATTGAAAAACCCCAAAATTcttcttaattttttttttaatttattttaacttTTTACAACCTTCTCATATGTATCcctataattttataacacATGTATtagtaaaattttttttaatgtttaccctaattttttaaataaccaatatattttttatgtaaattgtttaaaattataaatagaaaagtaaaacattttttataacatcaTTTATAATTCTTGTTTATTCTTGTTACACATGtagtaatatttaaatttgttggaacataaaaaatatgttaattatataaattacacacttttctcttttttattattagaaaaaattattttattgatgttgtaaattaaaactaatttttttactacatttattataaattttttttttagtggAAAAATAAGACGTAACAATTAGTtgtgtgtaaaaaaaaattatccgAAAACTCTTATTTTTCTCTATATAggtcaaaaaaaaaaaaaaaaaaaaaaactataaaagagaaaatgaatatagttcttatatttataatttttataaaataaaaaaagaaattatgcttgtaaaaacaaaaagtaCAATGGAACATTCTTTAATGTCTATAAGGAactaacaaaaaataaactctAAAATGTTGTAACATTAGTAATGGAAAAAACTGTATGAATTGTTaagaatttattttattttaatttttttttttttttttttgagaaataaaatggctataaaatattgcttgttcataataattggtaattaaataattccaaaaaaataaaacacaataatatatagaacaattatatatatataattatttttttatacagcTTATATTGTATTACTATTCAGTGGCTGCAATGGTGTGATTATTAACCGAGGGAATTCTACTTATAGtaacataaaattttacaCTTATGtctagtatatatatagtcgACAATCTTCTTacatttttcttatatatatatatatatatacatacatacatgcATACatgtgtttatttttttaatttttaaacataaCATGCATGAGAGGAGTTAACACAGGGAGAGGAATATTGTCTATGGTAAGGGAATTCATAAACTATGTTTTTCTTTGtcttattaatatatagattattacaatttttttcataatattatcattatatatgtctataattataaaacacACACACACATTGGTttgctattttatttttattattttttataataggCTTCGATAAATTTGGATACAGGAATTCAATCATGTCCCTGTCGTATATATGTaagtatttaaaaaaaaaaaaatagtttaccaaatgaagatataccataattttgttttttctctCTTCCTTTTAAATATACCTTTTTAGAATTACTGCTTTAGTATGTTTGCTTATAAGtcaattgttttttttctatcaATTTGTACTGTTGTGCTAGTTATAGTAACAATGGTTTTTATTCAACGAGCTACAAAAATTccattaaaatattcagcaaaaaaataaaataaaaataggaaAGTATATCCAAATTTTGTGTTATACTACtacattaataaaataaatttttataattaatttatagtttgttatgtaattttttttaataatattatttctttatacaTTGTcttgtataaatattggCAAATTGTTAActtagtatatatatattatacacatatatgtggatattatatttattattatatatgtttgtaTTGGTAGTTTactgttattttttttaaagtaaaattataaataacttttactaaaataaaaaaagttccAAAATATAAggacatatttttataataaattttaaacatataattattatataaatttactaaaaaatataaataccaCAATTAATTAAGTATACTTAAATATGCGTagtaattaatttattatatatgcacaattatttccatatttattttacatatattcttaatctttgtaatatatatcaaggtataaatgttttttttaacaagtAAGAACATCCATtgtatttttcttatttttttcgttaaCTAATGAAATACCATTTTCTGTTGTGTAGTTTTTTTCCACCCCAAAAGATAACACctacttttatttattttgttttttattcccTTATTTGTCATTACTctattttacatattttatcaaatattttgtacataattttattgttagttttttttttttgtttggtTAGCTAATAATTTCATAACTTTTCATAATAACTGATTTGCTTATCACAATTTGAATTGCTACTATTAAAAAGAGGCACATAAATAAGCACGTCGATATATGGATGTCTCAAATTATTTCCCTACCCAGTAATAAACATATGTAGtctcaattttattttacattctAATGTAGAGTAGTGAAACGTTTGAACTATTTGCCATATTTAGTAgtgtcattatttttataaattttttatatttacataatttatCTCTCAAGTACCAATGCCAACAGTATACACGTctgatgaagaaaatgctgatgatttagaaaataagaggaataaaaaaaaaaaaaaaaaaaaaaaaaaaaatttatattctgCAATAAACGAATTAAACTATTCCAATGAAGACGACAATTTAGAGactaatttaaaaagagaaaaaaaaaaaaaaaaaaatatcattcATATTAATCAAGATGAAgtaaacaataaaattgatataGTCACACCGGAAAATGTGCAGACTGAAATTGACAATAGAAATGGGGCACCTAACAATGCTGCAATAAGAAATGCCACCCCTAACAATGCAGCAATAAGAAATGGCGGCCCTAACAATACAGCAATAAGAAATGGCACTGAGTCTGAACTCTCAAACCAGGAATCACAAAATGATGCGACTTTGGAAAGTAGTACTACAACTAACACAAGTggttcaaatatatttttaaaagtatttgataaattaaaaaaaaaaattattgaaGAAAAGGGACAACCTATACCTAGTTATATCATAAATGAACAAGACATGTGTGAATTAAATACAGTAAGAAATTCAATGTCACAAAATGATGACATtaataatggaaataatttCCAATCAGGTGAAAGAATCCAAACTTCGAACTTTGGCACTTCCAACCCGTCTCAGGAAATTGAAATGGGTTGCTTACAAGGACTTAATCCCAATGATGTTAtgaatgataatatttttactaacAATAGAAATACACAAATGAATATTGAATTAGAAAATGCAAACAGTTTAGCTCATCGAGATCCACCAACTAGCCAAAATGAACGAGGCCAAAATGAGCAAGATGAAAATAGTGAAAATGACATACTtccaataaaaatttacaacgaatttttaaataaatccaagacatatattaatacaatgaaagataaaattataaagtattggcaaaaaaaagttgaaGAAGCAAACCAACAATTAACAACACAAAATCAAGTATCTACACAAacagaaaatgaaaatattgtaGAGGACGAATATGACGATCCAAGTGCAATAcaagtattattattgttaggattaatttgtaaatttCCAATTTTATGGTTTATAGgatcattaattttatgtGTTACACCACCAAGTCATActaaaacaaaaagatgGTGTTTAATTagtttttgtttttgtatagtaacaattatttattatattactactacaaattttaattcatatCAACCAggattttttacaattatcgaacaaaataaagaatatcaaaatatttataaacctggaattattaaatttactACTAATCAAcctaataatataacaatttcaaattttataattttaaataaatattccaAATATGATTGGATAGATAGTACTAACAATAAGTTACTACCTTCCATGgataatcattttttagatTGGCCCTACATTTTAGAAACAAAACCAAGCTCAAACATCATTCTGTAAGTTCAAAATTTTGTCAGTCCACTTCTACCTACACATGTTTCCttctaatttttatgaCCCATGCAtgtataacatttttttttcctattAATTTATAGGAGCAGCAATTTATacacttttttaaatcggGTTCAAGTAACAATTCTCTTTGGAAAGGGAAACATTTATTCCAGTAAAAATATCGAACTAATAAAATCGGATATTAATACTTTACCAGATACTCAAAATAGTATAAACTTTATAAAATTCGACAACATCACACTTACGGATCAAAGGTATGTCCATAAGACAGCTCATAATtatcttttataataatcattttgtatttcaatacattttttttatattctccTACCCCTTTTTGTAGCATACCGAACGACTTTTTTGGTGCAGGCCTTCGATGTGAGGTACATGACAAAACAGGGGAAGAAAAACCAACTGAAAATAATCATAAAGAAAGATGGTATCTTTTTTGGAAACAATATGAtgatatacataataaaaaatcaaacaattcaatatataatttatctgTTCCTGTTggtgaaatatttttttttaaaaccgAACATACATGTAGACttgcttatatttttccaaaaaatgttaatctTAATAATACAGATATTCCAAACAATTTTGTTGAAATAGAAAAAGTCATAATAAAAGCTAATTGAAAAAGGAGaagttatatattatttgtattagaTAAACCAGTTTGTTTTGTCTCTATCCAccttatttgtttttatgcAAAAACTATGCCATTCATTTCTTTGACCATTTCGCTATTCGATTTTAGTCGATCCTATTCGAtgctatttatttttttgtatcatatattttttacttttttaagCTACAACTTTTCATGAtaattacaattttaagTCTACCCAAATGGGAAACAAACTAAACCCCCCCTTTGTTATAAACTAAGAGGGGCAATATATTAGCAGCGATGTAAAAAAagtcaaaaaaaatttgaaaaaaaaatatgtataagcAAAATAAACACTTTCATGAGGTAATAacctcatttttttattttgggtcctcttttaatatgttattatttttttttttaaaggtATCAATAAAATGTGCAATAGATTCATCAAGCTTTGTAACAAATTTTTGAAGTTCATCTTTTTCAATCCCAATTACACATGAAAATGCAATATACGAATATGGATAATTACTACAACTTGATCCAAAAtcatgaaatattttatttcctataactagtttatttttttcattcaaTCTATAATATGctctttttaaattttcaaatcCAATCAGCTCACTCACTCTAACTACTTCTTTATCCACTTTTAAATCATCATCACCAGGGACGTCTCCATCAATCATTTTGCCATCACATTTTGTAGCATTGTCCATACTGTCATTCCCTAACATCTGAGCATCCGAGTTTGCTTCATGTCTCTTGTCAACTTCTTCTTTCTCAACATCCTTCAAAACGTTTTGCCTGATAAGAGTGGGAGAGCAAATAACACGATGCCCAGTGACATTTCGATAGAATAGAAAAGAGCCaagcatatttataatctTTGGATTTGTATATCcacaataattatataaatgattaaGATTAATAGCAAtagatattttatttttacttgtttttattaattttaaattatattttaaacatattttttgaaccTGTTCATTGATccaattaaaattttctacTCTTTCTTCTCTTAAtgacattattttattttttccaaacTCAAGtaaagtaataaataaatctaaatatacattaaCTGGTGTTCTTCCTggatatgttttttttaattctttcattatttttgcaTTAGAACTAAATACTATACCTCCATTGATTGGCAAAAGAAAATTCTTATCACAACTTTGAACTACAAAATCTATTCTTCCATTCGATTCATAGCATTTTTGAATTTCTTTgcaaatatatgtacattgTAAACCAAAcccattattaataatatgaggtatatcatatttattacataattgtgaaatttttaaaatattatcagaATTTCTAGGTGCATAACTTGATGTTACAGTAATAATACaagatattttttcatttaatttttttattaaattttcgatttttttttcatctgtATGTAATTCatcattaataaatatcatATCTActactatatattttaaattacaaaaatctAAACATTTATAACACGTCTTATGATCTATCCTAGATATTATTACCCATtcactattttttctaatcccttttaaatataataaacatgTAGATATACACATCCCAGTTGCATAtggtaatatatatacatcctcacattttttaattccaaaactctttattaaatatttcaccATATTCGTTGTCATTTTACACAATAGGCTGTTCCCCGCACTTTTTGGCTGTACGTCTTCCAAATTACCTGACCTGGCATCAAAACCGGAACCAAAAATAGACcgtaaaaaattaacagtaaaaaattaacagtaaaaaattatcagtaaaaaattaaccgTAAAAAATAGACcgtaaaaaattaacagtaaaaaattatcagtaaaaaattaacagtaaaaaattaaccgtaaaaaattaaccgTAAAAAATGACAAGCACGATGAAAAGTAAACAAATGGAAGTCGAGCCGTATGACACAATTTATTTCTATCTTTCAAAGCAAACAATTTTGATGATCATTTTCTTACCTCCCTATGCCATGTCCAAAACCAAAGTACTTATTCCGTACAATAGAACTGTATATACGACTTTCCCTTTCaccaatttttatatttttttcactattACACCTATTGAAAATAAGTTAGTTATGTGCATGTAAGGCGggttttcactttttttagttaattatttttttatttttttttcttacaAATTTTGTAAAGATATTTGATACAGAATGCTCATAATTGTTACTTCATTAAGTCCTTCATTTGGTATTCTTCCATGATTTAACAAACTTCAAAAAAAGTtgtgtaatatatttattttagtttaattattataatatataatccaTTGTaatgttgtttttttatttacttttttaaatgttcttacttttttattaagcTATCCTTTTGATTCATTATCTGtgtcaaaaaaatgaaggaaACCATGAAGGAAAGATGGAAAgacaaaagaaaatatcGTTACAAATTTAATTGTTATTTCTCGCAAAACAAACTTAAAATTAAACAGAATATTTAAagtcataattttttacctGACTCGTTAATAAAGAATACTTATTTTTGGTACTACCATGCCCAGGGGGCTTATCACCAGAGGGCTCCTCTCCTCTGTAACTTCCCAACattatcttttaaatagctcgaaaaaaaaaacataaacaCTAAAAAGGtgataaataaatagaTGCAATTTCATTCCTGTTTTATCTTCTACAATGTAGAAATTGCCATAAATCTACTATGcatatgttattatttatctattttttttccaatttttttgtggCCCTAACCATAGCGTAACAGGCTATAAAACCCTAAACCTtatcataataaatttttaataaaaaaattcaaaaattttaaaatggaaaatttaAGCAACTCTGTTATTTAATATGCATGCAAATTACTAGCTATAAACTTTgcaattttcaaaaaaaaaaatatagatagatgtagatataaattaaaattacaaCATGAATTAAATCCgattaaaattgaaaaaaatgtaaatcaACAAATAGATAATTGTATTTATCTAAAGGttgtacatattatattaatcattttgtatattcacatataaagccaaataatatatcatgagcaattaaaaataaaatatgcaaacTAATATGTAGATAATCACATGAGTATGTACCTCATCGAATTATACCATAGTCAAAGTagaaaacatatttaaattaaaaacaacCTTAAAGATAAATACTTACACTTGTATGCCCATGCATACAGCAATCATGAAAAAAACACCGGATCattcaaattaaaaaatgtaaaaaaattaaaaaaagtaaaaaaaaattgtaaaaaattagcaCAAATCCTCATAATAGATATACTCTtgaaatcaaaaaaataacctTTGCTAAATATACCACTACATCAGTCCTTCTATCTTACAAAGTAAGACGTGTGTATATGTGCCTACTCCATTACCTATATATTTCCCTACCTGTTTCATCTCATAttgttataaattttttattgcatTTCGATCCTTGAAATTAATTGGAAATACTGGGCGTTCAGGAGAATTGCAATTCAACATATTAGATGAATTATTGGGggtattaataaaatacgAAAAAAGTTCATGTTCTGCTATTAATTTTTGGCATGTTGGCTCAggtaaaaattttaatgattTAAATACACAAGAAGAATATTGATTTAATTgggatataaaaaaacaagcaTTTCTTTCATCATTTCCATCTCCTActgaataaataaaacatataaacgaggtattatataaatatggtGATAACAattcattaattatttgatgAAATATAACTTTCTTCCAATCTTTTGGATCTACAAatgtattaaataatgtatcTCGAGCAGATACTAttctaatattattatgagcAATAAACGACCAAACTAACGGAATAAAATGTTTAGCAGAATTTATTAGCCATTCCAAACTGGCATTTGTTACTATAACTAACTTTCCTTGTGTTAAACATAATCttaatgtatttataacGACAATACTTaatttatgaaataattgGCGAACCGATCTTGGAATCATATCAAATAAACTTAATCTCATCTTTGCTGTTATCCAACTTGTTGGTAATATTGTATCATCATAATCAAAaacaattaattttttataaatatattgtttaccttttattaatttatgttCTTTCACcgttttattttcaatatatttattctccttttttaatttaaaatttgtcaaatcattattcatattatatatttcatttttttcatttttattattcacgAAACTccaattatttatgttaatCCGATTGTCTgaactatttttatctacCTTCCTACCCAAACGGGTTCTATCCATTTTGCTATTTAAACCGGTTCTATtgttttcaatattttcattatcatcATTGCGTCTTTTGTAAAATTCGAGCATTTGAttataattgtttattttatttatacctACAAGATTAGTGGAATTGGTCATATTTCGACGAGGTAATAATGCATACTCATTTTTGTTtgtactatatatatttttttctttttcattttgcattttttttatttcatctaCATCAATTTCTTTTGTCtgcatattataattgCTTTTTTTGCCAAAAGGATAgaaactttttatttttttcattttttttttcacctGATTTGTTCTATGTAGCTATCTagctatttatattatatgc contains:
- a CDS encoding O-phosphoseryl-tRNA(Sec) selenium transferase, putative is translated as MLGSYRGEEPSGDKPPGHGSTKNKYSLLTSQIMNQKDSLIKNLLNHGRIPNEGLNEVTIMSILYQISLQNLCNSEKNIKIGERESRIYSSIVRNKYFGFGHGIGRSGNLEDVQPKSAGNSLLCKMTTNMVKYLIKSFGIKKCEDVYILPYATGMCISTCLLYLKGIRKNSEWVIISRIDHKTCYKCLDFCNLKYIVVDMIFINDELHTDEKKIENLIKKLNEKISCIITVTSSYAPRNSDNILKISQLCNKYDIPHIINNGFGLQCTYICKEIQKCYESNGRIDFVVQSCDKNFLLPINGGIVFSSNAKIMKELKKTYPGRTPVNVYLDLFITLLEFGKNKIMSLREERVENFNWINEQVQKICLKYNLKLIKTSKNKISIAINLNHLYNYCGYTNPKIINMLGSFLFYRNVTGHRVICSPTLIRQNVLKDVEKEEVDKRHEANSDAQMLGNDSMDNATKCDGKMIDGDVPGDDDLKVDKEVVRVSELIGFENLKRAYYRLNEKNKLVIGNKIFHDFGSSCSNYPYSYIAFSCVIGIEKDELQKFVTKLDESIAHFIDTFKKKNNNILKEDPK
- a CDS encoding HAD domain ookinete protein, putative — translated: MKKIKSFYPFGKKSNYNMQTKEIDVDEIKKMQNEKEKNIYSTNKNEYALLPRRNMTNSTNLVGINKINNYNQMLEFYKRRNDDNENIENNRTGLNSKMDRTRLGRKVDKNSSDNRININNWSFVNNKNEKNEIYNMNNDLTNFKLKKENKYIENKTVKEHKLIKGKQYIYKKLIVFDYDDTILPTSWITAKMRLSLFDMIPRSVRQLFHKLSIVVINTLRLCLTQGKLVIVTNASLEWLINSAKHFIPLVWSFIAHNNIRIVSARDTLFNTFVDPKDWKKVIFHQIINELLSPYLYNTSFICFIYSVGDGNDERNACFFISQLNQYSSCVFKSLKFLPEPTCQKLIAEHELFSYFINTPNNSSNMLNCNSPERPVFPINFKDRNAIKNL